Proteins encoded in a region of the Salminus brasiliensis chromosome 2, fSalBra1.hap2, whole genome shotgun sequence genome:
- the dyrk2 gene encoding dual specificity tyrosine-phosphorylation-regulated kinase 2 isoform X2: protein MNDHLHVGNHQQIHVQQLFEENSNKRTVLTTQPNGLTPVTRAGLALPERQQETTQCRQGSSTSIKSTDSKPKPAPLTPEQGMKQYMSKLSTFEHQEIFNYPEIFFVGPNAKKRPGVVGGSNNGGYDDDQGSYIHVPHDHISYRYEVLKVIGKGSFGQVVKAYDHKTHQHVALKMVRNEKRFHRQAAEEIRILEHLRKQDKDSTMNVIHMLENFTFRNHICMTFELLSMNLYELIKKNKFQGFSLPLVRKFAHSILQCLDSLHKNRIIHCDLKPENILLKQQGRSGIKVIDFGSSCYEHQRVYTYIQSRFYRAPEVILGSRYGMPIDMWSLGCILAELLTGYPLLPGEDEGDQLACVIELLGMPSQKLLDSSKRAKNFISSKGYPRYCTVTSLPDGTVALNGGRSRRGKLRGPPGSKDWVTALKGCDDPLFLDFLKQCLEWDPTLRMTPSQALRHPWLRRRLPKPPTGEKTTVKRITEGTGAITSISKLPPTSGSASKLRTNLAQMTDANGNIQQRTVLPKLVS, encoded by the coding sequence ATGAATGACCATCTGCATGTCGGGAACCACCAGCAGATCCACGTTCAACAGCTGTTTGAGGAAAACAGCAATAAGCGGACAGTGTTGACCACACAACCCAATGGGTTGACGCCAGTCACCCGAGCAGGTTTGGCCCTGCCGGAGCGACAGCAGGAAACCACTCAATGTCGGCAGGGCAGTTCCACCTCCATCAAATCAACTGACAGCAAGCCCAAGCCAGCCCCATTGACTCCTGAGCAGGGCATGAAACAGTACATGTCTAAGCTGTCAACGTTTGAGCATCAGGAGATCTTCAACTACCCTGAAATCTTCTTCGTTGGCCCAAACGCTAAGAAACGGCCGGGTGTGGTCGGGGGCTCCAACAACGGAGGTTATGACGACGATCAGGGCTCCTACATCCACGTTCCCCATGATCATATTTCCTACAGGTATGAGGTACTGAAGGTCATTGGTAAGGGCAGTTTTGGACAGGTGGTGAAGGCCTATGACCACAAGACCCACCAGCATGTGGCCTTAAAAATGGTACGCAACGAGAAGCGGTTTCACCGGCAAGCGGCCGAGGAGATCCGGATCCTGGAGCACTTGCGCAAGCAGGACAAAGACTCTACCATGAATGTCATCCACATGCTGGAGAACTTCACATTCCGCAACCACATCTGCATGACATTCGAGCTTCTCAGCATGAACCTCTATGAGCTCATTAAGAAAAACAAATTTCAGGGCTTCAGCTTGCCGCTGGTGCGCAAGTTTGCGCACTCCATCCTGCAGTGTCTGGACTCCCTGCACAAAAACAGGATCATTCATTGCGACCTCAAACCTGAGAACATCCTCCTGAAGCAGCAGGGACGCAGCGGGATAAAAGTGATTGACTTTGGTTCTAGCTGCTACGAGCACCAACGGGTCTACACTTACATCCAATCGCGCTTCTATAGGGCCCCAGAGGTCATACTTGGTTCTCGGTACGGGATGCCAATCGATATGTGGAGCCTTGGTTGCATCTTGGCGGAATTACTCACAGGGTACCCTCTCTTGCCTGGGGAAGATGAAGGGGACCAACTAGCATGTGTCATAGAGCTACTGGGCATGCCCTCCCAGAAGCTGTTGGATTCCTCTAAGAGAGCCAAAAATTTCATCAGCTCAAAGGGATATCCTCGTTACTGCACGGTCACGTCTTTGCCTGATGGCACGGTGGCGTTAAATGGTGGGCGGTCGCGCAGGGGCAAGCTCCGAGGTCCTCCGGGAAGCAAGGACTGGGTAACGGCGCTGAAGGGCTGCGACGACCCCCTCTTCCTTGACTTCCTCAAGCAGTGTCTGGAGTGGGACCCAACTCTGCGCATGACCCCTAGTCAGGCCCTTCGCCACCCGTGGCTAAGAAGACGCTTGCCAAAACCTCCCACCGGGGAGAAAACGACCGTTAAGCGGATCACTGAGGGCACAGGTGCTATAACGTCTATCTCCAAATTACCTCCCACATCAGGCTCAGCCTCAAAACTAAGGACTAACCTGGCGCAAATGACTGATGCCAACGGGAATATACAGCAAAGGACAGTGTTGCCAAAATTAGTCAGCTGA
- the dyrk2 gene encoding dual specificity tyrosine-phosphorylation-regulated kinase 2 isoform X1, translated as MLTKKPCAAVYPTGKGGEICQQQSSPGISVGALRAGTEPASPVTLPPLRNTNSLTVGGNKHAMNDHLHVGNHQQIHVQQLFEENSNKRTVLTTQPNGLTPVTRAGLALPERQQETTQCRQGSSTSIKSTDSKPKPAPLTPEQGMKQYMSKLSTFEHQEIFNYPEIFFVGPNAKKRPGVVGGSNNGGYDDDQGSYIHVPHDHISYRYEVLKVIGKGSFGQVVKAYDHKTHQHVALKMVRNEKRFHRQAAEEIRILEHLRKQDKDSTMNVIHMLENFTFRNHICMTFELLSMNLYELIKKNKFQGFSLPLVRKFAHSILQCLDSLHKNRIIHCDLKPENILLKQQGRSGIKVIDFGSSCYEHQRVYTYIQSRFYRAPEVILGSRYGMPIDMWSLGCILAELLTGYPLLPGEDEGDQLACVIELLGMPSQKLLDSSKRAKNFISSKGYPRYCTVTSLPDGTVALNGGRSRRGKLRGPPGSKDWVTALKGCDDPLFLDFLKQCLEWDPTLRMTPSQALRHPWLRRRLPKPPTGEKTTVKRITEGTGAITSISKLPPTSGSASKLRTNLAQMTDANGNIQQRTVLPKLVS; from the exons ATGTTAACCAAGAAGCCCTGCGCTGCTGTCTACCCGACTG GCAAAGGGGGTGAAATCTGCCAGCAGCAGTCTTCCCCCGGGATCAGCGTCGGGGCTCTCCGGGCAGGGACTGAGCCGGCATCGCCCGTCACTTTACCTCCTCTCAGGAACACCAACTCGCTCACG GTTGGAGGCAATAAACACGCGATGAATGACCATCTGCATGTCGGGAACCACCAGCAGATCCACGTTCAACAGCTGTTTGAGGAAAACAGCAATAAGCGGACAGTGTTGACCACACAACCCAATGGGTTGACGCCAGTCACCCGAGCAGGTTTGGCCCTGCCGGAGCGACAGCAGGAAACCACTCAATGTCGGCAGGGCAGTTCCACCTCCATCAAATCAACTGACAGCAAGCCCAAGCCAGCCCCATTGACTCCTGAGCAGGGCATGAAACAGTACATGTCTAAGCTGTCAACGTTTGAGCATCAGGAGATCTTCAACTACCCTGAAATCTTCTTCGTTGGCCCAAACGCTAAGAAACGGCCGGGTGTGGTCGGGGGCTCCAACAACGGAGGTTATGACGACGATCAGGGCTCCTACATCCACGTTCCCCATGATCATATTTCCTACAGGTATGAGGTACTGAAGGTCATTGGTAAGGGCAGTTTTGGACAGGTGGTGAAGGCCTATGACCACAAGACCCACCAGCATGTGGCCTTAAAAATGGTACGCAACGAGAAGCGGTTTCACCGGCAAGCGGCCGAGGAGATCCGGATCCTGGAGCACTTGCGCAAGCAGGACAAAGACTCTACCATGAATGTCATCCACATGCTGGAGAACTTCACATTCCGCAACCACATCTGCATGACATTCGAGCTTCTCAGCATGAACCTCTATGAGCTCATTAAGAAAAACAAATTTCAGGGCTTCAGCTTGCCGCTGGTGCGCAAGTTTGCGCACTCCATCCTGCAGTGTCTGGACTCCCTGCACAAAAACAGGATCATTCATTGCGACCTCAAACCTGAGAACATCCTCCTGAAGCAGCAGGGACGCAGCGGGATAAAAGTGATTGACTTTGGTTCTAGCTGCTACGAGCACCAACGGGTCTACACTTACATCCAATCGCGCTTCTATAGGGCCCCAGAGGTCATACTTGGTTCTCGGTACGGGATGCCAATCGATATGTGGAGCCTTGGTTGCATCTTGGCGGAATTACTCACAGGGTACCCTCTCTTGCCTGGGGAAGATGAAGGGGACCAACTAGCATGTGTCATAGAGCTACTGGGCATGCCCTCCCAGAAGCTGTTGGATTCCTCTAAGAGAGCCAAAAATTTCATCAGCTCAAAGGGATATCCTCGTTACTGCACGGTCACGTCTTTGCCTGATGGCACGGTGGCGTTAAATGGTGGGCGGTCGCGCAGGGGCAAGCTCCGAGGTCCTCCGGGAAGCAAGGACTGGGTAACGGCGCTGAAGGGCTGCGACGACCCCCTCTTCCTTGACTTCCTCAAGCAGTGTCTGGAGTGGGACCCAACTCTGCGCATGACCCCTAGTCAGGCCCTTCGCCACCCGTGGCTAAGAAGACGCTTGCCAAAACCTCCCACCGGGGAGAAAACGACCGTTAAGCGGATCACTGAGGGCACAGGTGCTATAACGTCTATCTCCAAATTACCTCCCACATCAGGCTCAGCCTCAAAACTAAGGACTAACCTGGCGCAAATGACTGATGCCAACGGGAATATACAGCAAAGGACAGTGTTGCCAAAATTAGTCAGCTGA